The following are encoded together in the Gouania willdenowi chromosome 14, fGouWil2.1, whole genome shotgun sequence genome:
- the gng8 gene encoding guanine nucleotide-binding protein G(I)/G(S)/G(O) subunit gamma-8: MSNNMAKIADARKTVEQLKLEVNIERMMVSKAAADLMAYCETHAKDDPLVTPVPSSENPFREKKLFCEIL, translated from the exons ATGTCAAACAACATGGCCAAGATCGCAGACGCTCGAAAAACAGTGGAGCAATTAAAGTTGGAGGTAAACATAGAGCGGATGATG GTTTCCAAGGCAGCGGCTGATCTGATGGCGTACTGTGAGACTCACGCCAAAGACGACCCTCTGGTGACCCCCGTACCCTCGTCTGAGAACCCGTTTAGAGAAAAGAAATTGTTCTGTGAGATTCTGTAA